A genomic window from Chlorobium phaeobacteroides DSM 266 includes:
- the rpsG gene encoding 30S ribosomal protein S7: MPKQNKYKGVSVDYRYGDESVARFINAVMLDGKKDVATRIVYDAFTIIAEKMNGESPLEVYRKAMSNIAPVVEVRSKRVGGATYQIPMEVKPSRRGALAFRWLKLYAKRRGGRSMAEKLAAELMDAANEQGASVKKRDEVHRMADANKAFAHFRF, encoded by the coding sequence ATGCCAAAACAGAATAAGTATAAGGGTGTCAGTGTTGATTATCGATACGGCGACGAAAGCGTTGCCCGTTTTATTAATGCCGTGATGCTGGATGGGAAAAAGGATGTGGCGACAAGAATAGTATACGACGCATTCACTATTATAGCCGAGAAGATGAATGGCGAGAGTCCTCTGGAGGTATATCGCAAGGCGATGTCAAATATCGCTCCCGTCGTTGAGGTTCGCAGTAAGAGGGTCGGTGGCGCAACGTACCAGATTCCTATGGAAGTCAAGCCGTCAAGGCGGGGTGCTCTTGCTTTCCGCTGGTTGAAGCTGTATGCAAAGAGGCGCGGCGGTCGTTCAATGGCTGAAAAGCTTGCGGCGGAGTTGATGGATGCGGCTAACGAGCAGGGTGCATCGGTTAAAAAGCGGGACGAAGTACACAGGATGGCTGATGCAAACAAGGCGTTTGCTCATTTCAGGTTTTGA
- the tuf gene encoding elongation factor Tu: MAKESYKRDKPHVNIGTIGHVDHGKTTLTAAITSVLAKQGLAQQRDFGSIDKAPEERERGITISTAHVEYQTKKRHYAHIDCPGHADYIKNMITGAAQMDGAILVVAGTDGPMPQTREHILLARQVNVPALVVYLNKVDIADPELIELVELELRELLTEYNFPGDDIPIIKGSALKALDGDLEGEKSIMELMDAVDEFIPEPLRDIDKPFLMPVEDVFSISGRGTVGTGRIERGRIKINEEVEIVGIKPTRKSVVTGIEMFQKLLDEGQAGDNAGLLLRGVDKTELERGMVIAKPGTIKPHTKFKAEVYILRKEEGGRHTPFFNGYRPQFYFRTTDVTGSVTLPEGVEMVMPGDNLSVDVELIVPIAMDENLRFAIREGGRTVGAGSVTKIIE; encoded by the coding sequence ATGGCAAAAGAGTCTTACAAAAGGGATAAGCCTCATGTCAATATTGGTACTATCGGTCACGTTGATCATGGTAAAACAACCTTAACTGCGGCAATCACCTCGGTGCTTGCAAAGCAGGGACTTGCGCAACAGCGCGATTTCGGCAGTATCGATAAAGCGCCGGAAGAAAGGGAACGCGGTATTACCATTTCAACGGCACACGTTGAGTACCAGACGAAAAAACGGCATTATGCGCACATTGACTGTCCTGGCCACGCTGACTACATCAAGAATATGATTACCGGTGCAGCCCAGATGGACGGAGCAATTCTTGTTGTTGCAGGTACCGATGGACCTATGCCTCAGACCCGCGAGCACATTCTGCTTGCCCGTCAGGTAAACGTTCCGGCTCTTGTTGTTTATCTCAACAAAGTCGACATCGCCGATCCTGAACTTATCGAGCTCGTTGAGCTTGAGTTGAGAGAGCTTTTGACAGAGTACAACTTTCCTGGCGACGATATTCCTATTATTAAGGGTTCAGCGCTGAAGGCTCTTGATGGAGATCTGGAAGGCGAAAAATCTATCATGGAATTGATGGATGCGGTTGATGAGTTTATTCCCGAGCCGCTTCGCGATATCGACAAGCCGTTTCTAATGCCTGTCGAGGATGTATTCTCCATTTCAGGACGCGGTACTGTAGGAACCGGAAGAATCGAGCGCGGACGCATCAAGATCAACGAGGAAGTTGAGATTGTTGGTATCAAGCCGACTCGCAAATCCGTTGTTACCGGTATCGAGATGTTCCAGAAACTGCTTGATGAAGGGCAGGCTGGCGATAACGCTGGTCTTCTGCTTCGCGGCGTCGATAAAACAGAGCTCGAGCGCGGTATGGTTATTGCCAAGCCGGGTACGATCAAACCGCATACGAAGTTCAAGGCTGAGGTCTATATTCTGAGAAAAGAAGAGGGTGGACGTCACACTCCGTTTTTCAACGGCTATCGTCCGCAGTTCTATTTCAGAACCACTGATGTTACCGGTTCAGTAACTTTGCCGGAAGGTGTCGAAATGGTTATGCCTGGAGATAACCTCTCGGTTGATGTTGAGCTTATCGTTCCTATCGCCATGGATGAAAACCTTCGTTTCGCTATTCGTGAAGGTGGACGCACTGTAGGTGCCGGTTCTGTAACAAAAATCATAGAGTAA
- a CDS encoding YbhB/YbcL family Raf kinase inhibitor-like protein, with the protein MLYEKGEMMRARIVGLCVMLLMTVQVTGRAAGFTLTGPGMGERLTKAEEYAGFGCNGGNISPELRWTQPPAGTKSFAVTMFDPDKKFAPEGSVQSLTDFGKSGFGAPCPPKGDKPHACVFTIYALDTEKLDADEMSLPSEVMAQIQKHLSGKASCRSYYQR; encoded by the coding sequence ATGCTCTATGAAAAAGGAGAGATGATGAGAGCAAGAATAGTTGGACTCTGCGTCATGTTGTTGATGACTGTGCAGGTGACAGGCCGTGCTGCCGGATTCACGCTCACTGGTCCTGGAATGGGCGAAAGGCTTACGAAAGCCGAGGAATATGCGGGTTTCGGGTGCAACGGCGGTAACATCTCCCCCGAGTTGCGATGGACGCAGCCTCCGGCAGGTACCAAAAGTTTCGCCGTCACCATGTTTGATCCCGATAAAAAGTTCGCACCTGAAGGCAGTGTTCAGAGCTTGACCGATTTCGGAAAATCGGGCTTCGGAGCTCCATGTCCTCCCAAAGGAGACAAACCGCATGCCTGTGTGTTTACGATTTATGCGCTCGATACGGAAAAACTCGATGCCGACGAGATGAGCCTTCCGTCGGAAGTCATGGCACAAATTCAGAAACACCTGTCAGGCAAAGCGTCATGCAGATCGTATTATCAGCGATGA
- the rpsL gene encoding 30S ribosomal protein S12, which yields MPTIQQLIRSGRSIKASKTASPALEKCPQKRGVCTRVYTTTPKKPNSALRKVARVRLSNKIEVTAYIPGEGHNLQEHSIVLIRGGRVKDLPGVRYHIVRGSLDTSGVADRKQSRSKYGAKQPKAGAAAPVKGKRR from the coding sequence ATGCCGACGATTCAGCAGCTTATCAGGAGCGGAAGAAGTATAAAGGCGTCAAAAACAGCGTCGCCTGCGCTGGAAAAATGCCCCCAGAAGCGTGGGGTTTGCACGCGTGTCTATACAACGACGCCTAAAAAGCCTAACTCCGCATTACGTAAGGTTGCGCGTGTCAGGTTATCGAATAAAATTGAAGTTACTGCGTATATCCCTGGTGAAGGTCACAATCTGCAGGAGCATTCAATTGTTCTGATTCGTGGCGGCAGGGTGAAGGATCTTCCTGGTGTGCGGTATCATATTGTGCGCGGTTCGCTGGATACTTCCGGTGTAGCTGACCGTAAACAGAGCCGGTCAAAATACGGGGCAAAGCAGCCTAAGGCTGGCGCAGCGGCTCCCGTCAAAGGTAAGCGCAGGTAA
- a CDS encoding glycosyltransferase family protein yields MKNRIMPYAAAAAGYAALAAALFYQLLFLPLTISAPDSFVPMAASMALDRLYESTGAYPLWQPWSFSGMPTVEAFSYLSALYYPNILLSRLPLGDIGAQLIHLCLAGLGCFMVLRRFSLHLMAAFLGGAAFMMNPYMTAMLVHGHGSQLMTAAYMPWVLWATLRLFDRASLADAGLLALFTGFQLQRAHVQIAWYTWMVMALLALMLLAAGHKTMKDTLKKAALFMAAGMIGIAMSAAVYLPASEYAAYSVRGAAEGGGAALEYASMWSMHPVELLTFLVPGLFGFGGVTYWGFMPFTDFPHYSGIVVLLLAAFALARRKSEPFVLFLAGSALLALFISFGSFFSPVFDLFYNFAPLFSRFRVPSMVLVVVYLDIALLAGFGLHELLELKPGAVSRFMKLLSLSFAAVLVLFVVLHTGIESFFRSLFPPPSVESFDLAFMIGRVRWEGLQESLLMSVLFAAAAGGLTVAAMKKIIPPGTSAIALLLLALLDLFLLNSRIISPPEDSLRPSVLVPRTEVERALAPDDVTRFLAADRGRFRICPLGPLFGENKFALSGIESVGGYHPAKLKNYEEFLRRTDNFVSIAALRMLNVRYLVSPAQIEHPELEPVKQGTLRLVSGDVPVFVYRLKGSCPRFWFASTVTGVGDRDDLFSRVLQESDDCRTVYVDGSTWQGTRRFAEGSILSVQQSAERMALRVSAPTEAFLVASEVFYPLRWKAAIDGKPVPVIEVNGLIRGVRIPSGDHELLFTYDRSDFDKGQNISLAAFGLAVLMLTGGVVAGRSGGKRGATEKAKS; encoded by the coding sequence GTGAAAAACAGAATTATGCCATATGCTGCCGCTGCAGCAGGATATGCGGCGCTTGCCGCAGCGCTTTTCTATCAGTTGCTTTTTCTTCCGCTGACCATCTCTGCTCCCGACTCGTTTGTCCCTATGGCTGCATCAATGGCGCTCGACAGGCTTTATGAATCAACCGGAGCCTATCCGCTCTGGCAGCCATGGAGCTTTTCCGGTATGCCTACGGTTGAGGCGTTCAGCTATCTGAGTGCTCTTTACTATCCTAATATTCTTCTCTCCCGGTTACCGCTCGGCGATATCGGAGCGCAGCTTATCCACCTCTGTTTAGCCGGTCTTGGCTGCTTCATGGTGCTTCGTCGCTTCAGCCTGCACCTCATGGCGGCGTTTCTCGGGGGTGCGGCATTCATGATGAATCCCTATATGACTGCCATGCTGGTACACGGTCACGGCAGTCAGCTCATGACCGCGGCATATATGCCCTGGGTGCTCTGGGCAACGTTGCGCCTTTTCGACAGGGCATCTCTCGCCGATGCAGGCCTGCTTGCACTCTTCACCGGATTTCAGCTCCAGCGGGCTCACGTGCAGATCGCCTGGTACACCTGGATGGTGATGGCGCTGCTCGCCCTTATGCTTCTGGCTGCCGGTCACAAGACCATGAAGGATACCCTGAAAAAAGCGGCCCTCTTTATGGCAGCCGGTATGATCGGTATCGCCATGTCGGCGGCGGTCTACCTTCCGGCTTCCGAGTATGCCGCATATTCAGTCCGGGGCGCGGCTGAGGGTGGCGGTGCAGCACTGGAGTATGCCTCGATGTGGTCGATGCATCCGGTTGAGCTGCTTACCTTTCTTGTTCCTGGACTTTTCGGGTTCGGCGGCGTTACCTACTGGGGGTTCATGCCCTTTACCGATTTTCCGCACTACTCGGGCATCGTGGTGCTGCTGCTCGCCGCTTTCGCTCTTGCCCGGCGGAAGAGCGAGCCGTTCGTGCTCTTTCTTGCGGGATCGGCCCTCCTCGCCCTGTTCATCTCCTTCGGCAGTTTCTTCAGCCCGGTGTTCGACCTCTTCTATAACTTCGCCCCGCTTTTCAGCCGGTTCCGCGTGCCCTCCATGGTGCTGGTGGTTGTCTATCTCGATATCGCGCTTCTTGCCGGTTTCGGCTTACATGAACTGCTTGAACTGAAACCGGGGGCCGTCAGCCGTTTCATGAAACTGCTCTCGCTCTCTTTCGCAGCGGTTCTGGTGCTGTTTGTGGTGCTCCATACCGGCATCGAGTCGTTTTTCCGCTCCCTGTTTCCTCCGCCATCGGTCGAAAGCTTCGATCTTGCTTTCATGATCGGCAGGGTCCGCTGGGAGGGCTTGCAGGAAAGTCTGCTGATGTCGGTACTGTTCGCGGCTGCTGCAGGTGGCCTGACAGTGGCCGCGATGAAAAAAATCATTCCTCCCGGAACTTCCGCCATCGCTCTGCTTCTGCTTGCATTGCTCGATCTCTTTCTGCTCAACTCGAGAATCATCTCACCGCCGGAAGACTCGCTGCGCCCCTCGGTACTGGTTCCGCGCACAGAGGTAGAACGTGCGCTTGCTCCCGACGACGTCACCCGTTTTCTTGCGGCTGACAGGGGGCGATTCAGAATTTGCCCGCTCGGGCCGCTCTTCGGCGAAAACAAGTTCGCGCTATCGGGTATCGAATCGGTAGGCGGCTACCACCCGGCAAAGCTGAAAAATTACGAAGAGTTCCTCCGACGCACGGATAACTTCGTCTCGATCGCAGCCCTGAGGATGCTCAATGTTCGATACCTCGTCTCCCCTGCCCAGATAGAACATCCTGAACTCGAACCGGTGAAACAGGGCACGCTGCGGCTGGTTTCCGGTGATGTGCCGGTTTTCGTTTACCGGTTGAAAGGGAGCTGCCCGCGATTCTGGTTCGCCTCAACGGTAACCGGCGTTGGTGACCGGGACGACCTGTTCAGCAGAGTTTTGCAGGAAAGCGACGACTGCCGCACGGTGTACGTTGACGGTTCAACCTGGCAGGGTACCAGGCGATTTGCCGAAGGCTCCATCCTCAGCGTGCAGCAGAGTGCCGAACGAATGGCGCTCAGGGTCAGCGCTCCGACGGAAGCGTTTCTTGTGGCAAGCGAAGTTTTCTATCCGCTTCGGTGGAAAGCTGCCATTGACGGCAAACCGGTTCCCGTAATCGAAGTGAATGGCCTCATCCGTGGGGTGCGTATTCCTTCGGGCGACCATGAGTTGCTTTTCACCTATGACCGCTCCGATTTCGACAAAGGTCAGAACATTTCGCTTGCCGCGTTCGGCCTTGCAGTGCTGATGCTCACAGGAGGAGTTGTTGCCGGTCGATCAGGGGGGAAGAGGGGGGCAACAGAAAAAGCAAAGAGTTGA
- a CDS encoding PIN domain-containing protein, with the protein MPLILITEQALDIANSLTTKGIIPAKAAQDAFHIAIATVNGVDYLLIWNCRHIANPEIQRGIAAHLEDIGLSLPFVCTPEELPGEEDVD; encoded by the coding sequence GTGCCCTTGATCCTGATAACCGAGCAAGCACTCGATATTGCCAACTCGCTGACAACGAAGGGGATTATTCCAGCCAAGGCGGCTCAAGATGCCTTCCACATTGCAATTGCCACAGTCAATGGAGTTGATTATCTTTTGATCTGGAACTGCAGGCACATTGCAAATCCGGAGATACAAAGAGGTATTGCTGCTCACCTCGAAGATATTGGCTTATCGCTGCCATTCGTTTGCACCCCCGAAGAACTACCTGGAGAAGAAGATGTTGACTGA
- the fusA gene encoding elongation factor G, with product MARLVALDKVRNIGIMAHIDAGKTTTTERILYYTGRLHRMGEVHEGGATMDWMEQEKERGITITSAATTCFWSPNYGNYSGLRHRINIIDTPGHVDFTVEVERSLRVLDGAVALFCAVGGVEPQSETVWRQANKYGVPRIAYVNKMDRTGANFFDTVKAIRERLSANPVPIQIPIGEGEIFAGFVDLIRMKGVIYDKDDGSTYNEVEIPHDLQNEARTWRINMLEAVSEVDETLLEKYLNGEDITEEEIRVVLRKATLNVSIIPVLCGSSFKNKGVQFMLDAVVEYLASPVDVGAVEGHHPRTEETVVREPRDEEPFAGLAFKIATDPFVGKLTFFRVYSGVLHAGSYVLNTVTGKKERIGRVLQMHSNKREDIECVYAGDIAAAVGLKDVRTGDTICDENNPVVLEKMIFPEPVIQIAIEPKTKADSDRLGMSLAKLAEEDPTFKVKTDDETGQTLIAGMGELHLEILVDRLKREFKVEATVGQPQVAYRETIRKAVEFEGKFVRQSGGKGQFGLVNLKVEPLEEGKGYEFVDAVKGGVIPREYIPAVNAGVQQAMKDGVVAGYAMQDIKVTLFDGKYHEVDSSEMAFKIAGSIGFKGAAKKADPVLLEPIMKVEVVTPDEYLGDVMGDLSSRRGHIEGMGQRAGAQFVNAKVPLSAMFGYSTDLRSMTQGRANYSMEFECYREVPRSIAESLQEKRVSKETV from the coding sequence ATGGCAAGGCTGGTTGCATTAGATAAAGTCAGGAATATTGGTATCATGGCGCACATTGATGCCGGAAAGACAACGACTACTGAACGTATTCTCTATTATACAGGGCGTCTTCATAGAATGGGCGAGGTGCATGAGGGCGGTGCGACAATGGATTGGATGGAGCAGGAAAAAGAGCGCGGCATTACGATAACATCTGCTGCGACAACCTGTTTCTGGTCGCCAAATTATGGCAACTATTCGGGTTTGCGCCACAGGATCAATATTATCGATACCCCTGGCCATGTTGATTTTACTGTTGAAGTAGAACGTTCTCTCAGAGTTCTTGATGGTGCTGTCGCCTTGTTTTGTGCGGTAGGAGGAGTTGAACCCCAGTCGGAAACGGTGTGGCGCCAGGCTAACAAGTACGGTGTTCCCAGAATAGCGTATGTAAACAAGATGGACAGGACCGGTGCGAACTTCTTTGATACGGTCAAGGCGATCAGGGAGAGGTTGAGTGCGAATCCTGTTCCTATTCAGATTCCTATCGGCGAAGGCGAGATTTTTGCCGGGTTCGTTGATCTGATAAGGATGAAGGGTGTTATCTACGATAAGGATGATGGCAGTACCTATAATGAGGTCGAGATTCCCCATGACTTGCAGAATGAGGCAAGAACCTGGAGGATCAATATGCTTGAGGCTGTTTCTGAGGTCGACGAAACCTTGCTCGAGAAATATCTGAATGGTGAGGATATTACCGAAGAGGAAATTCGCGTGGTGTTGCGCAAGGCAACCCTGAACGTTTCGATCATTCCGGTGTTGTGCGGATCGTCTTTCAAGAATAAGGGTGTGCAGTTCATGCTTGACGCTGTGGTTGAGTACCTTGCGTCGCCGGTCGATGTTGGCGCCGTTGAGGGCCATCATCCTCGCACCGAAGAGACCGTTGTTCGTGAGCCAAGGGATGAGGAGCCGTTTGCGGGTCTTGCATTCAAGATAGCTACCGATCCTTTTGTTGGAAAGCTTACATTTTTTCGCGTTTATTCCGGTGTTCTGCATGCAGGAAGCTATGTGCTGAATACGGTTACAGGTAAAAAAGAGCGCATTGGTCGCGTGCTTCAGATGCACTCGAACAAGCGGGAGGATATAGAGTGCGTGTATGCCGGTGACATCGCGGCTGCCGTTGGGTTGAAGGATGTCAGAACAGGGGATACGATTTGTGACGAGAATAATCCGGTAGTGCTTGAGAAAATGATATTTCCTGAGCCGGTTATCCAGATTGCGATCGAGCCGAAAACGAAAGCTGATTCAGACAGGCTCGGCATGTCGCTTGCGAAGCTTGCCGAAGAGGATCCTACATTCAAGGTCAAGACGGACGATGAGACCGGTCAGACGCTGATCGCCGGTATGGGCGAGCTGCATCTTGAGATTCTTGTCGATCGTTTGAAAAGAGAGTTCAAGGTTGAGGCAACGGTTGGTCAGCCACAGGTTGCTTACCGTGAAACAATCAGAAAAGCTGTCGAGTTTGAAGGCAAGTTTGTTCGTCAGTCTGGCGGTAAAGGCCAGTTTGGTCTTGTTAATCTCAAGGTTGAACCGTTGGAAGAGGGTAAGGGATACGAGTTTGTCGATGCTGTTAAGGGTGGCGTTATTCCAAGAGAGTATATCCCGGCGGTCAATGCGGGCGTACAGCAGGCGATGAAAGACGGTGTTGTTGCCGGTTATGCCATGCAGGATATTAAGGTGACGCTGTTTGACGGTAAGTATCACGAGGTCGATTCCTCTGAAATGGCGTTCAAGATAGCAGGATCCATAGGTTTCAAGGGTGCGGCCAAAAAGGCGGATCCGGTTCTTCTGGAGCCTATCATGAAGGTTGAGGTGGTTACGCCTGATGAGTATCTCGGGGATGTAATGGGTGATCTTTCTAGTCGTCGCGGTCATATTGAAGGAATGGGGCAGCGCGCAGGTGCGCAGTTTGTCAATGCAAAAGTACCGCTTTCGGCGATGTTCGGTTATTCAACGGATCTTCGTTCGATGACTCAGGGACGTGCAAACTATTCAATGGAATTTGAATGCTACCGTGAGGTTCCTCGCAGTATTGCCGAGTCGCTTCAGGAGAAAAGAGTGAGCAAGGAAACGGTATAG
- a CDS encoding trypsin-like peptidase domain-containing protein: MDINISSIIPVLNAVRDSLMNRKNVVATGIGYKITAGKKTGELSIVCSVERKEPESKLMARDLLPKSVEGVPVDVVATGRIRVFSSPTGRFRPALGGVSIGHFEITAGTLGCLVKKNGELYILSNNHVLANSNDASTGDPILQPGPFDVGMNPADIIAELAEFIPISYNGSGSSCPVANSIADAYNLVASLTGSNTRFRAVTVQSAQNLVDAALARPLNPADIQGDILGIGAIAGTAEGRLGMAVRKSGRTTGLTAGEIEQVEVTVNVSYGSDRIAQFRDQLVAGAMSQGGDSGSAVLDNANNLVGLLFAGSDETTVINRIQNVFSLLGVTL; this comes from the coding sequence ATGGACATCAATATCTCCTCGATCATCCCTGTGCTCAATGCCGTTCGTGATTCGCTCATGAATCGTAAAAATGTGGTCGCTACCGGTATCGGGTACAAGATCACAGCAGGAAAAAAGACAGGCGAGTTGAGCATTGTCTGTTCTGTCGAACGTAAGGAGCCTGAGTCGAAGCTGATGGCGAGGGATCTGTTGCCGAAATCGGTTGAAGGTGTTCCTGTCGATGTGGTTGCGACAGGACGGATAAGGGTATTTTCGTCGCCGACAGGCAGGTTTCGGCCTGCTTTGGGAGGGGTGAGCATCGGGCATTTCGAAATTACCGCAGGCACTCTGGGTTGTCTCGTCAAGAAGAATGGTGAGCTCTACATTCTTTCGAACAATCACGTGCTGGCTAACAGCAACGATGCCTCAACCGGCGACCCGATTCTGCAGCCGGGCCCCTTTGATGTCGGCATGAATCCTGCGGACATCATAGCCGAGCTTGCAGAGTTCATACCAATCAGCTACAACGGTTCAGGGAGCAGTTGTCCGGTTGCTAACTCCATTGCCGATGCGTATAATCTCGTTGCCTCGCTGACCGGGAGCAATACAAGGTTTCGGGCCGTTACGGTACAGTCGGCACAGAATCTTGTCGATGCTGCGCTTGCCCGTCCGTTGAACCCTGCTGATATACAGGGCGATATCCTTGGTATCGGAGCGATTGCCGGTACGGCGGAAGGTCGGCTCGGCATGGCTGTCAGGAAAAGCGGTCGTACGACAGGATTGACTGCCGGAGAGATCGAGCAGGTAGAGGTAACCGTGAACGTGAGCTATGGCTCTGATCGGATTGCGCAGTTCAGGGATCAATTGGTGGCCGGTGCTATGAGCCAGGGCGGCGACAGCGGTTCGGCGGTGCTCGATAATGCGAACAACCTTGTAGGCCTGCTCTTTGCCGGCAGCGATGAAACCACGGTGATCAACAGGATCCAGAATGTGTTCAGCTTGTTGGGAGTAACGCTGTGA
- a CDS encoding glycosyltransferase family 4 protein has product MKKILFLSVNYPPMLTAGSARASRFVVKLPELGWAPLVVAPADIAWDEDGKTRAMSESSEFNGIYRTGELVDAAMFGSERSALLLQGLSAHPGTASPFRRITGMLSGVNLVSGWEKRALSVVTEIIQRHDSVDAIYAQGPPEASLVLALELSEKHGVPVLFDLVAPLDRTASQGARPSDLAKIEERVLTSGHTIMVPTRALKEYFLKKYFGKATHDDIWIVQDFCYGQGDVKSGAKHDSVESVSVTILLETVSVKEMKLFMSIFAGFMHHEGSLSGRSGIRFIGGDGEAVAKYARKYMPQTSCLWGPRCNTDEELACIRRSDLFVVVLGQHESSMLVLPDRVVDALCMKKKVVIIGPDGPAAQVAREAGGFSASLHDSSAVVQALNSSFDDRQGMDGKAVLPDRLSASGALRDLSKILAYMLPV; this is encoded by the coding sequence ATGAAAAAAATACTGTTTCTGTCGGTCAACTATCCGCCAATGCTCACGGCGGGTTCTGCAAGGGCTTCAAGGTTTGTCGTAAAGTTGCCTGAACTTGGATGGGCGCCTCTTGTTGTGGCGCCTGCCGATATAGCCTGGGATGAGGATGGCAAAACCCGGGCTATGTCGGAGAGTTCCGAATTTAACGGGATTTACCGAACCGGGGAACTTGTGGATGCTGCGATGTTTGGTTCTGAACGATCTGCGCTGCTGTTGCAGGGTTTGAGCGCACATCCCGGGACAGCGTCGCCATTTCGCAGGATTACAGGGATGCTTTCCGGAGTGAATCTTGTTTCGGGCTGGGAAAAGCGGGCCCTTTCGGTCGTTACGGAAATTATTCAAAGGCATGATTCTGTCGATGCGATCTATGCACAGGGACCGCCAGAGGCCTCGCTTGTACTTGCGCTTGAGCTATCTGAAAAACATGGGGTTCCGGTACTTTTCGATCTTGTGGCTCCTCTTGATAGAACAGCCTCGCAGGGGGCCCGCCCGAGCGATCTCGCTAAAATCGAGGAGCGAGTGCTGACTTCCGGTCACACAATCATGGTTCCCACAAGAGCGTTGAAAGAGTATTTTCTGAAAAAATATTTCGGAAAAGCGACGCATGATGATATCTGGATTGTTCAGGATTTCTGTTACGGGCAGGGAGATGTGAAGTCAGGGGCAAAACACGATTCAGTGGAATCAGTGTCGGTGACTATTCTCCTTGAAACAGTTTCAGTTAAAGAAATGAAACTGTTTATGTCGATATTTGCCGGGTTTATGCATCACGAAGGCTCTCTTTCGGGTAGATCCGGTATTCGTTTTATTGGTGGCGATGGTGAGGCTGTTGCAAAATATGCCAGAAAATATATGCCGCAAACATCCTGTTTATGGGGCCCACGGTGTAACACAGATGAGGAGCTTGCCTGTATCCGCCGGAGCGATCTGTTTGTCGTGGTGCTTGGTCAGCATGAATCATCGATGCTTGTGCTTCCCGATCGGGTTGTTGATGCTCTTTGCATGAAGAAAAAGGTTGTTATTATCGGACCGGATGGGCCTGCCGCACAGGTTGCGCGCGAAGCAGGGGGTTTTTCTGCGTCTCTTCATGATTCCTCCGCAGTTGTTCAGGCGCTCAATTCTTCATTTGATGATCGGCAGGGAATGGACGGCAAAGCGGTACTGCCGGATAGATTGTCGGCTTCAGGCGCTTTGAGAGATCTTTCAAAAATTCTTGCCTATATGCTTCCTGTTTGA
- a CDS encoding zinc ribbon domain-containing protein YjdM yields MSDLPNCPQCDSAYTYEVGHILTCPECAHEWSNSEASLTEKARVWKDANGNILQDGDTVSVIKDLKVKGSSSVIKGGTKVKNIRLIESDHDIDCKIEGFGPMQLKSEFVRKA; encoded by the coding sequence ATGAGCGATCTACCGAACTGCCCTCAATGCGACTCGGCATACACCTACGAGGTCGGACACATTCTGACCTGCCCCGAATGTGCTCACGAATGGAGCAATTCAGAGGCATCTCTGACAGAAAAGGCCCGGGTATGGAAAGATGCGAACGGAAACATTTTGCAGGACGGCGATACCGTATCGGTGATAAAAGATCTCAAGGTAAAAGGCTCCTCATCGGTGATAAAGGGCGGCACGAAAGTGAAAAACATCCGCCTCATCGAAAGCGATCACGACATCGACTGCAAGATAGAGGGCTTCGGCCCGATGCAACTGAAATCCGAATTCGTCAGAAAGGCCTGA